Proteins co-encoded in one Malus sylvestris chromosome 7, drMalSylv7.2, whole genome shotgun sequence genomic window:
- the LOC126628942 gene encoding heavy metal-associated isoprenylated plant protein 39-like isoform X2, whose product MAQKAVLKVLTMTDDKTKQKAIEAAADIFGIDSIAADIKDQKLTVVGLMDPVAVVKKLKKVGKVDIVSVGPAKEEKKEEKKEEKKEEKKEEKKEEKKEEKKEEKKEDKK is encoded by the exons ATGGCTCAG AAGGCGGTCCTGAAGGTCCTGACCATGACCGATGACAAAACAAAGCAGAAAGCCATTGAAGCTGCCGCTGATATTTTCg GGATTGATTCAATCGCGGCAGATATAAAGGACCAGAAGCTGACAGTTGTAGGACTGATGGATCCAGTGGCTGTAgtgaagaagttgaagaaggtCGGGAAAGTAGACATAGTATCTGTCGGACCAGCcaaggaagagaagaaagaagagaagaaagaagagaaaaaagaagaaaagaaagaggagaagaaagaggaaaagaaggaggagaaaaaggaagaaaagaaggagGACAAAAAGTAA
- the LOC126630304 gene encoding heavy metal-associated isoprenylated plant protein 31-like produces the protein MGLAFTRTTLIFWYFGIPGNTWLSRVISRLSHMIYLHRIYPESVDGLQIVEVRVPNLECEGCASKLKQAVSKLKGVEEVEVEMEIQKIIVRGYASIKGAGKAAEPWPFTGYSPFADLDYLLSLISYSSYSKLIGRVWDGRSGVHTFFHTPSLYSFAVASDEAIASLFSEDNPHACAIM, from the exons ATGGGGCTGGCTTTTACCAGAACCACGCTTATTTTCTGGTACTTTGGGATCCCTGGAAACACTTGGCTGTCACGGGTTATATCTCGCTTGAGTCACATGATATACTTACACAGAATATACCCCG AAAGTGTGGATGGTTTGCAGATTGTGGAGGTGAGAGTTCCAAACCTTGAATGTGAAGGATGTGCTTCCAAGTTGAAGCAAGCTGTCTCCAAACTGAAAG GTGTGGAAGAAGTGGAAGTAGAAATGGAGATCCAGAAAATAATAGTGAGGGGTTATGCATCAATTAAGGGAGCTGGAAAAGCAGCAGAGCCATGGCCTTTTACTGGATACTCTCCCTTTGCGGACTTGGATTATCTGCTCTCCCTCATCTCATACTCTTCAtattcc AAATTGATAGGAAGGGTATGGGATGGGAGGTCTGGCGTCCACACCTTCTTCCACACCCCGTCGCTTTATTCCTTCGCCGTGGCATCCGATGAGGCCATTGCATCACTTTTCAGCGAAGACAATCCGCATGCTTGCGCAATcatgtga
- the LOC126628942 gene encoding heavy metal-associated isoprenylated plant protein 39-like isoform X1, with protein MAQQKAVLKVLTMTDDKTKQKAIEAAADIFGIDSIAADIKDQKLTVVGLMDPVAVVKKLKKVGKVDIVSVGPAKEEKKEEKKEEKKEEKKEEKKEEKKEEKKEEKKEDKK; from the exons ATGGCTCAG CAGAAGGCGGTCCTGAAGGTCCTGACCATGACCGATGACAAAACAAAGCAGAAAGCCATTGAAGCTGCCGCTGATATTTTCg GGATTGATTCAATCGCGGCAGATATAAAGGACCAGAAGCTGACAGTTGTAGGACTGATGGATCCAGTGGCTGTAgtgaagaagttgaagaaggtCGGGAAAGTAGACATAGTATCTGTCGGACCAGCcaaggaagagaagaaagaagagaagaaagaagagaaaaaagaagaaaagaaagaggagaagaaagaggaaaagaaggaggagaaaaaggaagaaaagaaggagGACAAAAAGTAA